One genomic region from Vitis riparia cultivar Riparia Gloire de Montpellier isolate 1030 chromosome 17, EGFV_Vit.rip_1.0, whole genome shotgun sequence encodes:
- the LOC117905124 gene encoding amelogenin, X isoform-like: protein MSGKEGPSEGTPSENLEVARMSRTELYHIMAEMKALTDQNPQQVRQILAQNPALARSLFQAQIMLGMLQPPDEPHQQFHEAQPSQPMPQPHQHLQPMQPMPPQPHTEPEPKKPNAKP, encoded by the exons ATGTCGGGAAAGGAAGGGCCCAGTGAGGGAACGCCGTCAGAAAACTTGGAAGTAGCCAGAATGTCTAGGACGGAACTCTACCATATAATGGCTGAAATGAAG GCGCTGACCGACCAGAACCCTCAACAAGTACGCCAGATTTTAGCTCAAAACCCGGCTCTGGCCCGGTCCCTGTTCCAG GCCCAAATCATGCTTGGGATGCTGCAGCCACCGGACGAG CCTCATCAACAATTCCATGAGGCTCAGCCATCGCAGCCCATGCCGCAGCCCCATCAACACTTGCAGCCCATGCAGCCTATGCCTCCACAGCCCCACACTGAGCCAGAGCCTAAGAAACCAAATGCTAAACCGTGA